Proteins from a single region of Sporosarcina sp. P33:
- a CDS encoding amino acid ABC transporter permease: protein MGGYEYDFSVISQNMDIFIEGALKTLEISAIALLLAIPLGIIIGMGRISRNRFIRILSSAYVEVMRGVPLLVLLIWIFFVLGQFLKLGSYWASIIGLAVFTAAFIAEIVRSGIQGVPRGQMEAARSSGMTYWQAMRLIVLPQAFRRVLPPLASQFIMLIKDSSLISVIGATELTLNAKNLVATTMRSIEIWTFIGFVYFAMTFTLSMIIRAIEQKLLARENS, encoded by the coding sequence ATGGGCGGCTATGAATATGACTTCAGTGTAATATCGCAAAATATGGATATCTTTATTGAAGGGGCGCTGAAAACACTTGAAATTTCGGCGATTGCATTATTGCTGGCCATTCCGCTCGGGATTATTATCGGAATGGGCAGAATTTCCCGCAATAGATTCATCCGTATTCTTTCCTCAGCCTATGTAGAAGTCATGCGCGGCGTGCCGTTGCTGGTGCTGCTGATATGGATTTTCTTTGTACTCGGTCAATTTTTAAAACTCGGTTCCTACTGGGCATCGATTATCGGACTCGCTGTCTTCACTGCCGCCTTTATTGCAGAAATCGTTCGTTCAGGAATACAGGGTGTGCCAAGAGGTCAGATGGAAGCTGCCCGTTCGTCAGGTATGACCTACTGGCAGGCAATGCGCCTGATCGTTCTGCCGCAGGCGTTCCGGAGGGTTCTGCCGCCGCTTGCTTCACAATTCATCATGCTAATTAAAGATTCGTCTTTGATCTCGGTCATCGGCGCGACGGAATTGACGCTGAACGCAAAGAACCTGGTTGCCACTACGATGCGTTCCATAGAAATATGGACATTCATAGGCTTCGTTTACTTTGCGATGACATTCACGTTGTCCATGATTATTCGCGCAATCGAACAAAAATTATTAGCCAGAGAAAATTCATGA
- a CDS encoding amino acid ABC transporter ATP-binding protein, whose translation MISIKHVTKTFGMNQVLTDVTLEIPKSNVVAVIGPSGAGKSTLIRTINALEPIDSGEIVVDGVSIHDKKVNINKARTEIGFVFQSFNLYPFLTALQNVTLAPINVKGISKSAAEERGRELLTSLGLGDKFDAYPNRLSGGQQQRVAIARALAMDPQVMLFDEPTSALDPEMVTEVLDAIRKLAEDGMTMVVVTHEMGFAKEICDEIIFMADGKVVEQAPPAKFFTNPDTERARNFLSKVLQH comes from the coding sequence ATGATTTCTATCAAACATGTTACTAAAACATTTGGTATGAACCAGGTGCTGACGGACGTCACGCTGGAAATACCTAAATCGAACGTAGTGGCCGTCATTGGTCCGAGCGGGGCAGGAAAATCTACGCTGATCCGCACGATTAATGCGCTGGAGCCGATCGACAGCGGAGAAATCGTTGTAGACGGAGTTTCTATCCATGATAAAAAAGTGAATATTAATAAAGCGCGTACCGAGATCGGTTTCGTCTTTCAAAGTTTTAACCTTTACCCATTCCTTACGGCGCTGCAAAATGTCACGCTGGCACCAATCAACGTCAAAGGGATAAGCAAAAGTGCTGCGGAAGAGCGGGGCAGGGAATTGTTGACCTCCCTAGGTCTGGGCGATAAATTCGATGCCTATCCAAACCGGTTGTCAGGCGGGCAGCAGCAGCGTGTTGCAATTGCCCGGGCACTTGCGATGGATCCTCAAGTCATGCTGTTTGATGAGCCGACGTCGGCACTCGATCCGGAGATGGTCACAGAAGTGCTTGATGCGATCCGTAAATTGGCGGAAGATGGTATGACGATGGTTGTCGTCACGCATGAGATGGGATTTGCCAAAGAAATTTGTGATGAAATTATTTTCATGGCAGACGGCAAAGTCGTCGAACAGGCACCGCCTGCGAAGTTTTTCACCAATCCCGATACGGAACGGGCCCGAAATTTTTTATCAAAAGTGCTTCAGCATTAA
- a CDS encoding amidase domain-containing protein has translation MYDRQAAVRYADKWWDSRNPAFPSFDDDCTNYISQCLLAGGAPMHGAPNREKGWWMYKGTWSFSFTTAHSMRWYLATSTKGLTARQVGTPQELQIGDLICYDFQGDGRFDHTTIVTAKDGDMSLVNAHTYNAYHRTWDYKDSYAYSPNAKYIFFKVNDKFS, from the coding sequence TTGTACGACCGTCAGGCGGCAGTACGTTATGCAGATAAATGGTGGGACAGCAGAAATCCGGCTTTTCCGAGTTTTGATGATGATTGCACGAACTATATTTCACAATGTCTATTAGCGGGCGGGGCACCGATGCATGGAGCACCGAATCGTGAAAAGGGCTGGTGGATGTACAAAGGCACGTGGAGTTTCAGTTTCACCACGGCACACTCCATGCGCTGGTATTTAGCGACTTCCACGAAAGGATTGACGGCAAGGCAAGTGGGCACGCCGCAGGAACTGCAAATCGGTGATCTCATTTGTTATGATTTTCAGGGCGACGGACGATTCGATCATACGACCATTGTGACAGCGAAAGATGGGGATATGTCTCTCGTCAATGCACATACGTATAACGCCTATCACAGAACGTGGGATTATAAGGATTCCTATGCATACTCGCCGAATGCGAAATATATTTTCTTCAAAGTGAATGATAAGTTCTCATAA
- a CDS encoding nitroreductase, whose translation MNEQALSVREAIVTRRSIKNFNGQPIEPEIIPEIIEDAVWAPNHGNRNPWRMIVATGGQYEQLLDVLKEFGVANWKQLSDEDLEKQMKKFSTASAAVFVIVPEDVRQKERLEDYAAASTLIQNIQLLAWDKGIGTCWKTPPFIDHPKFRERLGVQAGERIISMLQFGYFDSLPKAAPRKPVEEIITYFGSDEEEE comes from the coding sequence GTGAATGAACAAGCATTATCGGTGAGAGAGGCCATTGTCACACGGCGCTCTATCAAGAACTTTAACGGACAGCCGATCGAACCAGAGATCATCCCGGAAATCATAGAAGATGCCGTTTGGGCACCAAACCACGGAAACCGTAATCCTTGGCGTATGATTGTCGCAACAGGCGGACAGTATGAACAGCTTTTGGACGTCTTAAAGGAGTTCGGTGTTGCAAATTGGAAACAGCTTTCTGACGAGGATCTTGAAAAACAAATGAAGAAATTCTCGACTGCCAGTGCAGCTGTTTTCGTCATCGTCCCTGAAGACGTGCGCCAAAAAGAGCGGCTGGAGGATTATGCAGCAGCCAGCACACTGATCCAGAATATTCAATTGCTTGCATGGGATAAAGGGATAGGGACGTGCTGGAAAACGCCGCCGTTCATTGATCATCCAAAGTTCCGTGAACGTTTGGGTGTACAGGCAGGGGAGCGTATCATCAGCATGCTGCAGTTCGGCTACTTTGATTCATTGCCTAAAGCTGCACCCCGTAAGCCAGTTGAAGAAATCATCACGTATTTTGGCAGCGACGAAGAAGAGGAATAA
- a CDS encoding dipeptidase has protein sequence MTSLQSLDQYFTDHRDRHLKELTNFLAIPSISALSEHQPDMQKAAEWLANEFESIGLENVSIEKTAGQSVVYADWMHAENQPTILIYGHYDVQPVDPLHLWETPPFEATIRDNKLYARGASDDKGQVFMHSKAIEALMNVEGKLPVNVKLIIEGEEEIGSPSLEEYIRNNQDKLAADFIVISDTGMYAPGQPAICYGLRGLAGVQIDVKGPKGDLHSGLYGGGVQNPIHALAEILASFRDAEGTIAIDGFYDQVRDLTEEERAGWAALDFDEEAVKKEVGVKELTGEPGYTYTERTWARPTLEINGVFGGFSGEGIKTVLPSEAGAKITCRLVPDQEPDEIVEKLRAHIAKHEPVGCEVTVTEFDKGKPYLTPYDHEVIQAAGRAYEQVYGVPTVYTRGGGSIPIVAAFDEILKLPVVLMGFGLDTENFHAPNEHFHLENFDKGLRVISSYYGEIEKLGL, from the coding sequence ATGACTTCATTACAATCATTGGATCAATATTTTACAGATCACCGCGACCGCCACTTGAAAGAGCTGACGAATTTCCTCGCGATTCCGAGCATTAGCGCATTATCAGAACATCAGCCGGATATGCAGAAAGCAGCGGAATGGCTCGCAAATGAATTCGAAAGCATCGGACTCGAAAACGTCTCGATTGAAAAAACAGCGGGACAATCTGTTGTCTACGCCGACTGGATGCACGCGGAAAACCAGCCGACTATCCTGATTTACGGCCATTATGATGTACAGCCTGTCGATCCGCTTCATTTATGGGAGACGCCTCCATTTGAAGCAACTATTCGTGATAATAAATTATATGCGCGCGGAGCAAGCGATGATAAAGGGCAAGTGTTTATGCACAGCAAAGCAATTGAAGCGCTGATGAATGTCGAAGGGAAACTGCCCGTCAACGTCAAATTAATTATTGAAGGTGAAGAAGAAATCGGCAGCCCCAGTCTGGAAGAATATATCCGAAATAATCAGGACAAATTGGCAGCGGATTTCATCGTCATTTCGGATACCGGCATGTATGCTCCCGGACAGCCTGCGATTTGCTATGGACTGCGCGGTTTAGCAGGCGTGCAAATTGACGTTAAAGGACCTAAAGGAGACCTGCACTCCGGTTTATACGGCGGCGGTGTTCAAAATCCTATTCATGCACTCGCTGAAATTCTGGCTTCATTCCGTGATGCGGAAGGCACGATCGCAATTGACGGTTTTTACGATCAAGTACGCGATCTGACGGAAGAAGAACGTGCAGGCTGGGCAGCTCTTGATTTTGATGAAGAAGCCGTCAAAAAGGAAGTCGGCGTCAAAGAATTGACTGGCGAACCGGGTTACACTTACACAGAACGTACGTGGGCGCGTCCTACGCTCGAAATCAACGGGGTGTTCGGCGGATTTTCGGGGGAAGGCATTAAAACCGTCCTGCCGTCAGAAGCCGGAGCAAAAATTACATGCCGTCTCGTTCCCGACCAGGAACCTGATGAAATCGTAGAAAAACTGCGTGCTCATATTGCAAAACATGAACCCGTTGGCTGCGAAGTGACAGTGACGGAGTTCGATAAAGGGAAGCCTTACCTGACGCCCTATGACCACGAAGTAATCCAAGCTGCCGGAAGGGCTTATGAGCAAGTTTACGGCGTGCCGACTGTCTACACACGCGGCGGCGGCTCCATCCCAATCGTAGCGGCATTCGATGAAATTCTTAAATTGCCGGTCGTACTAATGGGATTCGGCCTGGACACCGAAAACTTCCACGCACCGAATGAACATTTCCACTTGGAAAACTTCGATAAAGGACTGCGCGTAATCAGCAGTTATTATGGAGAGATTGAAAAGCTGGGGTTATGA
- a CDS encoding hemolysin family protein yields MFIALGLCLFLSFFLSGSETALTAVNRMKIQLRADQGDKKSVKLRQLISKPDRMITAILIGNNVVNILMPTIVTMIAIDKGLSIGLLTGILTVILIIFGEVLPKTIAATFADRIAYIVAPPITVLVKLLIPLTLILSLFTNFFVRLISKGAVTEATLTKEDVRSMVDIASTEGTFGQDESIRLKGVLDFRDKDVMDVMQTHRTDIVSLSMDSTYEDVRDVVLQYFYTRYPVYEESIDRVVGIFYSKMLIEWSMFPERTFGDMIDRQPLFVVQTASVELVFKRMLTQKKHMAIVLDEYGGTLGIVTQEDIIEEMIGQDIEDETDVEEDSMVFEKEENRLICQGRLDIKDVIELLDVELPTDHDTIGGFVFQEVGHIPEEGEWFNYNTLLFEVEEMDRARISRLRITKQQEQEEAVEA; encoded by the coding sequence TTGTTTATTGCACTGGGACTATGTTTATTCTTGTCCTTTTTTTTATCGGGGAGCGAGACCGCTCTGACTGCCGTCAATCGCATGAAAATACAATTGCGCGCGGATCAGGGAGATAAAAAATCTGTTAAGTTAAGACAATTGATTTCAAAGCCGGATCGTATGATTACGGCCATTTTAATCGGCAATAATGTCGTGAATATTTTGATGCCGACGATTGTGACGATGATCGCGATCGATAAAGGATTGAGCATCGGATTACTGACGGGGATATTGACTGTCATCCTAATTATATTTGGCGAAGTATTGCCGAAAACCATCGCCGCGACATTTGCGGACCGGATTGCTTATATCGTCGCGCCGCCTATTACGGTGCTTGTGAAATTATTGATTCCATTGACTTTGATTCTTTCGCTGTTTACGAACTTCTTCGTGCGTCTGATTTCAAAAGGTGCTGTGACAGAAGCAACACTGACGAAAGAAGATGTGCGTTCCATGGTTGATATTGCTTCGACTGAAGGAACGTTCGGACAGGATGAATCAATTCGTCTGAAAGGCGTGCTTGACTTCCGCGATAAAGATGTCATGGATGTTATGCAGACACACCGGACAGATATTGTTTCACTTTCTATGGATTCGACGTATGAAGATGTGCGTGACGTCGTGCTGCAATATTTCTATACTCGATATCCTGTATACGAGGAAAGTATCGACCGTGTCGTCGGTATTTTTTATTCTAAAATGCTCATCGAATGGTCCATGTTTCCGGAACGGACGTTTGGAGATATGATTGACCGCCAGCCGCTGTTTGTCGTGCAGACCGCCAGTGTGGAACTCGTATTTAAACGGATGCTGACGCAGAAGAAACATATGGCGATTGTGCTTGATGAATATGGCGGAACGCTCGGAATCGTCACGCAGGAAGATATTATTGAAGAAATGATTGGGCAGGACATAGAGGACGAAACAGACGTAGAAGAAGATTCGATGGTCTTTGAGAAAGAAGAAAACCGTTTGATCTGTCAAGGGCGTCTGGATATTAAAGATGTCATTGAATTGCTCGATGTCGAACTGCCGACAGACCACGATACCATCGGCGGCTTTGTATTTCAGGAGGTGGGCCATATTCCAGAAGAAGGAGAATGGTTCAACTATAATACACTGTTGTTTGAAGTCGAGGAGATGGACAGAGCACGTATTTCGCGATTAAGAATTACGAAACAGCAAGAGCAGGAAGAAGCCGTGGAAGCATAG
- a CDS encoding RNA polymerase sigma factor, protein MKTDLNALYEEYGRYIYHLCLKLTRNKEEAEDLMQDVWVKVVRYSGEMSEVNRMKAWLTTICMNTFRDRYRKNVRHSQYVMNQPDTLDVPILDLVPSNAKTPAELMEQSDISSLVQQKISELDGIYRKTIEYFYVNQYSLVEIAGLMSVSIGTVKSRLFRAKKYLKEMLVQDEAAQEYVIA, encoded by the coding sequence ATGAAAACGGACTTGAACGCATTATACGAAGAGTATGGTCGCTATATATATCATTTATGTCTAAAATTAACCCGCAATAAAGAAGAAGCGGAAGATCTTATGCAGGACGTGTGGGTGAAAGTCGTACGCTACAGCGGTGAAATGAGTGAAGTCAACCGTATGAAGGCTTGGCTGACAACCATTTGCATGAATACATTCCGTGATCGCTACAGAAAAAATGTGCGTCACAGCCAATACGTGATGAATCAGCCTGATACATTAGACGTTCCGATTCTTGATTTGGTTCCCAGCAATGCAAAAACACCTGCAGAATTGATGGAACAAAGCGATATTTCCTCTTTGGTGCAGCAGAAAATCAGCGAGCTGGATGGCATCTACCGAAAAACGATCGAATATTTCTACGTAAACCAGTATTCGCTCGTGGAAATTGCCGGGTTGATGAGTGTATCAATCGGCACGGTGAAATCACGCCTGTTCCGCGCAAAGAAGTATCTGAAAGAGATGCTCGTACAAGACGAAGCAGCACAAGAATACGTAATAGCCTAA
- a CDS encoding SE1832 family protein, with product MTKDQLEQEIAELKMDYISLQGDVEKLESTGHVKMIENAERRLARMEERLSELNKQLAEATD from the coding sequence ATGACAAAAGATCAGCTGGAGCAAGAGATTGCAGAACTCAAGATGGACTATATCAGTCTGCAGGGCGATGTGGAGAAGCTGGAGTCAACCGGTCATGTGAAGATGATCGAAAACGCCGAACGCCGTCTTGCCCGTATGGAAGAACGGCTGTCAGAACTGAATAAGCAGCTTGCAGAAGCGACGGATTAA